From the Lathyrus oleraceus cultivar Zhongwan6 chromosome 4, CAAS_Psat_ZW6_1.0, whole genome shotgun sequence genome, one window contains:
- the LOC127075988 gene encoding mitogen-activated protein kinase homolog MMK2 — protein MSLESAENNIRGIPTHGGRYLQYNIYGNLFEVSRKYVPPIRPVGRGAYGIVCAAVNAETHEEVAIKKIGNAFDNRIDAKRTLREIKLLRHMDHENVMSIKDIIRPPQQENFNDVYIVSELMDTDLHQIIRSNQPMTDDHCRYFVYQLLRGLKYVHSANVLHRDLKPSNLLLNANCDLKIGDFGLARTTSETDFMTEYVVTRWYRAPELLLNCSEYTAAIDIWSVGCILGEIVTRQPLFPGRDYVHQLRLVTELIGSPDDASLGFLRSENARRYVRQLPQYPKQKFATRFPNMSPGAVDLLEKMLVFDPSKRIRVDEALCHPYMAPLHDINEEPVCVRPFSFDFEEPMFTEEHIKELIYNESVRFNPDPPIQ, from the exons ATGTCTCTTGAATCAGCTGAGAATAACATCAGAGGAATACCGACTCATGGTGGACGCTATTTGCAGTACAACATCTATGGTAACCTCTTTGAGGTTTCCAGAAAGTATGTCCCTCCTATTCGTCCTGTCGGTAGAGGTGCTTATGGTATTGTTTG TGCTGCTGTAAATGCTGAGACACATGAGGAAGTTGCCATTAAGAAGATCGGCAATGCATTTGACAACAGAATAGATGCTAAAAGGACCTTGCGAGAAATAAAACTTCTTCGCCATATGGATCATGAAAAT GTGATGTCTATTAAAGATATTATCCGACCTCCGCAGCAGGAGAACTTCAATGATGTGTACATTGTTTCTGAGTTAATGGACACCGATTTGCATCAAATAATACGTTCCAATCAACCAATGACAGATGATCATTGTCGG TATTTTGTGTATCAGCTGTTACGAGGGCTCAAATACGTACACTCAGCCAATGTGTTGCACCGAGACCTCAAGCCTAGCAATTTGCTACTGAATGCCAATTGTGACCTTAAGATTGGAGATTTCGGCCTCGCTAGGACTACATCAGAAACCGATTTCATGACTGAGTACGTGGTTACTCGGTGGTACCGAGCTCCCGAACTGCTTCTTAATTGTTCAGAATATACAGCAGCCATTGATATATGGTCTGTCGGTTGCATCCTCGGTGAAATCGTAACAAGACAACCCCTATTCCCCGGAAGAGATTATGTTCATCAGCTGAGATTGGTCACAGAG CTGATAGGTTCACCTGATGATGCCAGCCTTGGATTCCTACGCAGCGAAAATGCTCGTAGATACGTACGACAACTTCCACAATATCCGAAACAGAAATTCGCTACTAGGTTTCCCAACATGTCTCCAGGTGCTGTTGATTTGCTTGAGAAGATGCTTGTCTTTGATCCGAGCAAGCGCATTAGAG TTGACGAGGCGTTGTGCCATCCATACATGGCACCTCTGCATGATATCAACGAGGAACCTGTATGCGTCAGACCATTCAGTTTTGATTTCGAGGAACCGATGTTCACCGAAGAACATATCAAGGAACTCATCTATAATGAGTCTGTGAGGTTCAATCCTGATCCACCAATTCAGTGA
- the LOC127075987 gene encoding probable polygalacturonase: MELLWKSHMMKVIKLGYVLLLVTLLNSKVSESKKDKIISTSFEYNAINCRANSVSLKDFGGVGDGKTSNTKAFQSAISHLSKYDSEEGSQLYVPAGKWLTGSFSLISHFTLYLHKDAVLLASQDVKEWPVIKPLPSYGRGRDAAAGRYSSLIFGTNLTDVIVTGDNGTIDGQGSFWWQEFHKKKLKYTRPYLIELMFTDNIQISNLTLLNSPSWNIHPVYSSNIIIKGVTIIAPIRSPNTDGINPDSCTNTKIEDCYIVSGDDCVAVKSGWDEYGIKFGWPTKQLIIRRLTCISPYSATIALGSEMSGGIQDVRAEDITAVHTESGIRIKTAVGRGGYVKDIYVKRMTMHTMKWAFWITGNYGSHADKNYDHNALPEIKNINYRDMVAEDVSMAANLEGISNDPFTGICISNVTISIAAKAKKQPWTCNDIQGITSGVTPKPCDLLPDQGTEEIKDCDFPSDYLPIDILELKKCSYSI; this comes from the exons ATGGAACTCTTGTGGAAATCTCACATGATGAAA GTGATTAAACTTGGTTATGTTCTTCTTTTGGTGACACTGCTGAATTCTAAGGTATCTGAGAGCAAAAAAGACAAAATCATAAGCACTTCTTTTGAGTACAATGCTATAAACTGCAGGGCAAATAGTGTTTCATTAAAGGATTTTGGTGGTGTTGGAGATGGAAAAACATCAAACACAAAAGCTTTTCAATCTGCAATAAGTCATTTGAGTAAATATGATTCTGAAGAAGGGTCTCAGTTGTATGTTCCTGCAGGAAAATGGCTTACTGGAAGCTTTAGTCTTATAAGTCATTTCACACTTTATCTACACAAAGATGCTGTTCTTCTTGCTTCTCAG GATGTCAAAGAGTGGCCTGTAATCAAACCACTCCCATCCTATGGTAGAGGAAGAGATGCAGCAGCTGGAAGGTACAGCAGTCTCATTTTTGGAACAAACCTCACTGATGTTATTGTCACAG GGGACAATGGCACTATAGATGGTCAAGGTTCATTTTGGTGGCAAGAGTTTCATAAGAAAAAGTTGAAGTACACTCGCCCTTACTTGATTGAATTAATGTTCACAGACAACATTCAAATCTCTAATTTAACACTGCTTAATTCTCCATCATGGAATATTCATCCTGTTTATAGCAG CAATATTATAATTAAAGGCGTAACCATTATTGCTCCTATAAGGTCTCCAAACACCGATGGCATCAACCCAG ATTCGTGTACAAATACAAAAATCGAAGATTGCTACATAGTTTCTGGAGACGACTGTGTGGCGGTGAAGAGTGGATGGGATGAGTATGGCATAAAATTCGGGTGGCCAACAAAGCAACTAATAATCAGAAGGTTAACATGCATTTCACCATACAGCGCAACCATTGCATTGGGAAGCGAAATGTCGGGCGGCATACAGGACGTCAGAGCCGAGGACATCACAGCCGTTCACACCGAATCAGGAATCAGAATCAAAACAGCTGTAGGAAGAGGAGGGTATGTGAAAGACATATATGTCAAGAGAATGACCATGCATACAATGAAATGGGCATTTTGGATAACAGGTAACTATGGCTCACATGCTGATAAAAACTATGACCACAATGCTTTACCTGAGATCAAAAACATCAACTACAGAGACATGGTAGCTGAAGATGTTTCCATGGCTGCTAATTTGGAAGGAATTTCTAATGACCCTTTTACTGGAATATGCATTTCCAATGTGACAATTAGTATAGCTGCTAAGGCTAAGAAACAGCCATGGACATGCAATGATATTCAAGGGATCACAAGTGGTGTTACTCCTAAGCCTTGTGATTTGTTACCTGATCAAGGGACAGAGGAAATTAAAGATTGTGATTTTCCCTCAGATTATCTACCTATCGATATCTTGGAGCTTAAGAAATGTAGTTACAGCATTTAA